The sequence GTCAGGGAAATCAAATAGCAAAGATTTCTCATCTCAGTTTAATTTCTAGCATTGTTTATGACAGTGGTTCCAGCCCACTGACACATATACTAGGACTCGTATAATGTACTGTTAGCTTAGGATTCCCTCCTTTCTTCCCTAATGGCCTGACTGCTTGTTCCTATTCTTCAATACTGCGCTATGCCCCAGTGCACCACTTTTGCCTGCCTCTCATTACATTGTGTGCTCCTAACTCATGCTTAGGCAGCTCCAAACTTTAGTCTTGCAGTTGCTCTATGATGATTTAGAGCGTGCCCACTTGAATTGGAGAAGGATGGGCTTGGCTAGCTTTAGGCTGTAAAACTGCTACTGTTGCCTAGAAAAGTCAAGTGTGATTGATTCATTGGCTCAAGAAGGATAATGATGTTAATCCAAACACCGTGGAAGTTTAAAAGTTATACGTTCTTTTAATTTTCCAGGTGGTGCTAATATCGCCTACCGAAACAGCTAAAGTTCGAATGCAAACTCAGAAGCAATCACATTACTCAGTTACAGCTTCTCACCTCTCCAAGCCAAAGTATCAAGGACCTGTGCATTGTCTGAGGATGATAGCAAAGGAGGAAGGTTTGGGGGGTCTATACAAAGGTTGTTCTGCATTACTGTGCAGGGACTGCCACTCATTTGCAACATATTTCCTAACCTATAATATCCTGTGTGATTGGTTTACTCCAGCTGGAAAAAATAAACCAGGTATGTGGAGAAAACAGTTCAGGATTGCTTACAAAAATAGGTTCGTTTATATTGCATTAACAGGGGAGGCATATTTTGAGTATACATTCTTTTTACCTATCTCCTGTTGTGCATTGGTTTTCAACCACAAAGCTTACAATTATTGCATTTATATAGTACCATTCATCCAAGCGGCTCCCAAAATGATTTACTTACCGAATGTACAAACTATATATAGTGAAATCTGTATGAGGTGACTATTTTAAAGTATCAACAAGTCTTTCAGTATAGTTTTGATCACCCTTTAATTAGACCCTGCAAGCTAAGTAAAGTACTGTGGGATTCCTTGAATAAGTGACATGTAGTGGTTACCCAAAACAGGCTTCCCAGTCAATAGGAATCACATTGCTTAAGAATAAATGCAGCTACGTCTGGGATGAAACAGGACAcagatttaaaaatgcaaaacaatcTAATTAGAGTCATTTAGGATAAGAAGCAAAGATTGTCATATTTATTTGAAGATGTGGAggctatttcatagaatcatagaatatcagggttggaagggacctcaagaggtcatctagtccaaccccctgctcaaagcaggaccaattcccaactaaatcatcccagccagggctttgtcaagccgggccttaaaaacctccaaggaaggagactccaccacctccctaggtaacacattccagtgcttcaccaccctcctagtgaaatagtgtttcctaatatccaacctggacctcccccactgcaacttgagaccattgctccttgttctgtcatctgccaccatggagaacagccgagctccatcctctttggaaccccccttcaggtagttgaaggctgctatcaaatcccccctcattcttctcttctggagactaaacaatcccagttccctcagcctctcctcataagtcatgtgctccagatccctaatcatttttgttgccctccgctggactctttccaatttttccacatccttcttgtagtgtggggcccaaaactggacacagtattccagatgaggcctcaccaatgtcgaataaaggggaacgatcacgttcttcgatctgctggcaatgtccctacttatacagcccaaaatgccgttagccttcttggcaacaagagcacactgttgactcatatccagcttctcgtctactgtgatccctaggttcttttctgcagaactgcgacctagccattcggtccctagtctgtagcagtgcatgggattcttccgtcctaagtgcaggactttgcacttgtccttgttgaacctcctcaggttttttttggcccaatcctctaatttgtctaggtccctctgtatccgatccctaccctctagtgtatctaccacgcctcctagtttagtgtcatctgcaaacttgctgagagtgcagtccacaccatcctccagatcattaataaagatattaaacaaaaccagccccaggaccaacccttggggcactccgcttgaaaccgtctgccaactagacatggagccattgatcactaccctttgagcccgatgatctagccagctttctatccaccttacagtccattcatccagcccatacgtctttaacttggcggcaagaatactgtgggagaccgtatcaaaagctttgctaaagtcaaggaataacacatccactgctttcccctcatccacagagccagttatctcatcatacaaggcaattaggttagttaggcacgacttgcccttggtgaatctatgctgactgttcctgatcactttcctctcctctaagtgtttcataattgattccttgaggacctgctccatgatttttccagggactgaggtgaggctgactggcctgtagttccccggatcctccttcttcccttttttaaagatgggcactacattagcctttttccagtcatctgggacctcccccgatcgccatgcgttttcaaaaataatggctaatggctctgcaatctcatccgccaactcctttagcaccctcggatgcagcacatccagcctcatggacttgtgcacgtccagtttttctaaatatttaCCATAAGAAGAATGGAACTAAAATTTGACTAAACATGTTGGGGATAACACCCCTACTCTTAGATGATGTGCTATGCAGTTTTTAATGACTGCTAGGGATTGGAACCATCCAATTTATGGTAGCACAGTATCCTGCAGTAATACATGGGGTACTGGTTCTGTACTAAGGAGTGCCAAGTGGCCTCATTTGAATAAACCCTTTAACAAAGGATTTAATTCAATCAGAGAGAGTGGCAGGTCCTCAGTCCCTTTAAGGCTTGGGGTTTTAGAGAGAGGAGGGCCAGCTAGTGCATCATATCCACAACTTCTTGCAGGCTGTGAGTCTTCCTTAAGCAATCTCCTATCTGGGTTGTGTCGCACTCAAttctgcttggattgtgcaatcaGATCAACTTCATTAGACTGTAATTATTCCAAGTGTAGCAATCTCTTCCGTACACTCGGAATGCTTAGTTCTCAAGCCATGCACCTCCTCTTCAGATAGCGATGGGGAGGAATTCCAGCAAATGAGACAAAACAAGCATTCTACAGCCCGCAGCACTGCATGTGCTACATGCCCAGGCTGAAGTTTGAAAACAAAGGCCTTTGAACTATCCCAGACACAGAAACAAAAAATGTCTTAAGTTTCCTAGGAGGCAAATAACCCCAAGATGACTACAAAATGCCTCCCCCCTCTGGGCTAAGCCAATCTGTGAGAAGTTTCAGCAAAGAAGATTATTCTTGGTGAGACAGTTATATAAGCAATTGGAAACAGGTGGTGGACTCCAGCTGCAGAGGCACTGAACACCTTGGAGTGGCAGGCTCCAGGTCAGTCTTAACtatagtttagtgtcatctgcaaacttgctgagagtgcagtccacaccatcctccagatcattaataaagatattaaacaaaaccagccccaggaccaacccttggggcactccgcttgaaaccgtctgccaactagacatggagccattgatcactaccctttgagcccgacgatctagacagctttctatccaccttacagtccattcatccagcccaaaaCCAAATACTACCTTAAACTAGGTAAGGTGCCCCGAGCTATCTGACTTGCTGCTACATGAAAAAATGAATATGCTGTGAAATTAAAAGGTAGCACATTTAAAATATTGGAAACATTGGaactatatataatatacatgTGCTAGATATCCTGCCGAATTTACAACTACAGGCAATACAGGATAGTAGGCTTGCTATCTAGAGTAAGAAGTTACAAGGCACAGTTTTGTTAAGAACACAACTTTGTCTTTGGGCAGGAAGGAATTCCTTTTTCTCCTTCCCAAATTGCATAAATGGTCAGGTTCATTGTAGAGTCGTTTCACTTTATTTCAGCATCAGGTCAAGCACTGGTCACAACTGGAGGCAGCATCTGAAACTTGATGGTGTATCAACAGTGCTGTTTGAATGGTTATACAGTATAAATGGACTTGCATACTGTAGTGATGGGAAAAATATAACCCCCTAGACAGCCTAGAATGATCTGATATGGCAAGATAAATCCAGTGGACTGGCTGAGGTTGCTAGAACtctagctgaagtcagtggaaagtctGCATGAAGAAactctgatctcatttatatGGTTGTAattctattgacatcagtggagttctTCTGATTTGGACTGTTGTGAGGATGTCACGCTGTACAAAACTAATTTTTAGTAAAACAGTCTCTTTCTGcagtttttcctcttctcctAAAACTGTTCACAGTGTTATATTTGAACAAGTAGCTGGAAAAAGTCTCTCTGGAAATGCTTACCGCGCTATCATTACCACACTCTGGTTAACTACTACTATTGGTTCTCTTTTTGCAGACATACTGACTGTGCTTATTTCTGGTGGCTCTGCTGGAGTGTTTGGGTGGGCCGTAGCTACTCCTATGGATGTAATTAAATCACGGCTGCAAGTAGATAACTTGGGCCAGCGCAAGTACAGAGGACTCATACACTGCATCCGAGTCAGCGTGAAAGAAGAAGGAATAAGAGTTCTTTTCAAAGGACTTGGATTAAACTGCATTCGGGCTTTTCCAGTGAACATGGTGGTGTTTGTAACATACGAAGGCGTAATGAGAGTTGCAGAACATCTTATGAAGTAAAAGCATGTTACATCACTCGGTTCTAAGGTGGCTGCTTCCTTTGAGAAGACTTTTCATATAACAGAACACTCAAACAACAGTCCACCAACAGAGGTCTTGGGTGAAATCAGTAGACTTATGGGGGAGTGAAATGCAGAATTGGAGAGAAGTGGCTGATGACTACTACATTGTGTCCATTTAGTTGTCTTGTCAAGTTGTCTCCTACTTTTGAATAAACTTGATCTAACTTGTGTAGCACCTCTCTCCACTTGGTTACCTGTTTTAGCGGAAATATCTTTACAGGCTTTGACGGACAGGCGTGGGTTTTTCTGGATCCTGCCTCAGCTCAGTAGGGTGTAACTTCTGTATTCccatatgaatttatttggcgGTGCCTCCACTCCTCTTGCTCCTTCGTGGCagggcagggtcaccagggcagcttggaaGTAAAATTCTAACTATAGGTaacccccacttacttgccaactcccaagaaataacacaaacataCAAACACAGTAACTATATTAAACAGGAAGTAAATATCACAGGGTAAAACACTACTCTCAGGGTCACCGGTGCCCACACTGATATTATCCGTCAATTTCCCCAGTCATGTGATCTGATATAGCAAATGTAAAATTAGTGTCCCGTTGGTGTGCGCACTTTGTAGGGGCCCTTGACCACAATATTGTCTGAGCAGCAATTAGCAACTTGACTGACTTGGCTTAGTGCAGCCCAACAGCCTCTCACTTGGGATAAGGCGGTAAGCCCCTCCACAGGTTAATAGGCAGGATTTTTCCCAGCAAAGCCCTCTAAACTGGGAGTTGCCTCGAAGAAAGGGCCAAGCTGAGGGATTTTGCATCCAGAGaccagttctcagggggaaccctgcataCAGGCCCGGGACGCACCAGCTCCTCACACTGCCAATCCTGTCCTTTTTGTGtctggctccagactgctccaacgtagctcctcccccctccagggcTCCTGGGGCAGTCATCTCCCTTCCTATTGGTCCAGCTAGTTATTCTTCCTGAGGTTGCACTTGCCAATCATTTGACTCTGCCCCCCCCTCCTTGCTCTCAGACACTGCCCCTCCTGCCAGCAGGCACCCTGCTGTCCTCCCCTGGCCAACAGGGGCCCTGGACGCTGAGTGTCTCTCCTCTCGCCCTCTCCCCTCGCTGTTGCCTAGCAAAATAAAAACTGGTCTTCACTCCACATGCGtgattaataaaacaaacaagcccACTTTTGCTGTAAGTCTAACACTGTACACTGTGTATGTACCACAGATACAGGTAAATTGCAAATATACCAAGCAAAGTGTTTTTGATGTGTGAATGCTGGGATCCAGGAACTGACTGTTCTGTTTTGCTTAACGTTGCCTTGACCATGAGCTATTAATTGTAACTTTAATTATCAGAGAACTATTTCTTCTGATAAATTATCCAGGCTGAAGGCCAGTCAGCACAAGGAAGACAACACATTTGCCATGCTGATTACCAAACATATTTTGCCAGAAACTGCGGCTTTCTGTGTAAACAAGTCTCTTTTATAATGTGAAGTTAATGGCCTTACACTTAAAGCAGTGTTGCGGCAGAGGGGCCAGTCTGCTGCGTATATTTTTGTCTTGCCATTTACTTCCTGTTTCTGAGGCAATGTTCTCAACTATTGCCATGTGGTTTCCAGGATGCATCACACTAAGAAGTGAGGCAATTTAGCGAGGCTAGTCACAAGGAGTATTTGTCATTCTCAGCCACCCTTCATTCTAGAGAGCCATATTTCCATTTTTTGAGTTCCTCTTGTCATGCCAAACCTTCTGAGACACTGCAGCAATAGCTTTCATAACCTTAACTTCCCCCATATAGTTCATCTGTAGATAACTCTCCAGCTTTACTGCCCTGTTATGGGGCGCTGGAGACTGACTCTGAGCTCAGGACCACCTGGCAGTACGCGGTGAACAGAACCTCTTGGGGGAATCCTTAATTCACAGAAACTACAGAGGAACCAAACTTGGGGGCAACTTCAGGCCTTGCAGACTTTGGACAAGCAGTATCTGCGAGTGACTGATCCAATCTTCACAAGAACAGGGAAAGGGGCTAAAAGAAAAGTGTGAAATGAAAGTAGATGCCCTCATTAAGTACCGGGAGCGGAAATGAAGAAATTAAACACAGACTTATGTCAACTCAATCCATATTTTTATTATACGGAGATGAACAAAATACCAGTAAGTCAAGGTAAAGTTTTCAGCTGATCATTATCTGACAAAAGCTCTCAAGGATTTCACTGAGGCTTCTGAagactctgttctccccaacctCTGGGATTTGTTGAGTGACATTTTCCCGTGGAAATTTGAGTTTGTCAGTCTCCATTGGGAAATATTAATCATGCTGTTGCTATATGTAAACTTCAGTTTTCAGAAACATACTTTTTGTAAGCAATCACTGCAGTACTTTATTAAAGCGTTATATCAGCAAACATGTTTAATTCATTCTGTTTTCACATTCTTCTAGTGCTCGCCAgcttaaatacaaaataattctgTACATCTGAGTTAAAAGTTACAGAATTGCACACTCTGTTCCCCTTTCTCCTGTAGTAATGCAAGTTTATTGAAACAAATTAGGACATATAGTGCTGCACTGCTTGGGAAATCTGCACAAACACAAGAAATTTGCATTGGAAGTTCTTCaaagaaatgagaaaaatatCCATAATCCCATAATACTCTACAATATTGAGAGTGTGGATCAAACAGGGTTAAAGTTGGATTGTGGGAAACTAGAaaggtcaccattaaaaagtccaCATTAATCAAACAGTTAACTTCTCACATACGGAGACATAGTGTTTCACCTTTCTAATACAGGGGCCATACCCTCTTCAAGTATGACAGGATggaaatcaagttagtttgcCTACAGGCTGGGAAGGACGATAGatagaaattattttaatttttaaatacttggagGTGCTcggatactatggtgatgtgaTGGCCTATATAAATGGGTAGCTGTTGGTAAAGTTGACTTCAGTGTACTAAACCCAGTGAGATTTTTATCTGTGACATCAGGCCACCATATTTTAGGAGAAAAAACTAAGCACTTTGTTTTGTAGCCTGTTTTGCTAACTCTTATAACCCTAAATCAAGCACTTAGGTTAATTATTTAGGCTTGATGCTAACTGATTACACCTCATACTTTTAGAAAAGTCTGTTACAAATACTTACACATTTGATTTCCCCTACTTGCATtacagctttatttatttttattttcaacatCTTTAAGCTTCTTAACTTTTCCTAACATATAGATTATAGTTTGATTTTAGGCATAAACCTCCCAAGATCAGGTCAGGGGTGAGCGGTAGTTTTCAGCACATAAATAATGAAGTTTAAACAAGTGGTAGCAAGATCCCAACTTTAACAAGTTTCATAGTTACCTCCTGGTCCCAGGTGGACGCATGTCCACATCATACTAAAAAACCACTCAACATACTCCTGAGCAGCAGCTGCCAGTTGTGCCAAATTGTGAGACCGCAGGACCCGAGTGCATTGGCAGAATTTTGAGGATGGGAAGGGAGAAATTGTGCATTGTCTGCTAGCTCTAAGCAGGACTACTGTATTAGTCCTTCATGTTCTCATGCATTAAGGGCCTGACCTATTGAACTTAATGGAAGagcttccattgactgcagtgggctttggatcagactttaAGTTAACCCATTAAACatctccctcctttcccacaataaacctctgtgatgggatccctgaggtgcagcctggggctgtgggaccgctgtgccccctgaactctcttcagcctgggctgtctctcacaatgcctggCTAGTGACCAgcaacaaacccctccaggtgctgttatcactcagcacaaccgcatgtggagaccccacacccagctagattgcatgaatgctcccagagacACTCATGAACcagacagagaaaggcaccagagccgAATCCCCCCAGCTCCTAGTACTGTACCTCAGGAAAAtatcatcttgcactgctcaagacgagcagtgcaaatttattaattggttcactacttcatcaatggaaagtgaatatacaccagcctttgcaaacctgagcagatttgccacaaactcactggtaaaggtAAACAGTAAAAGTAGTTtactgactacaaaagatagattttaagtgctattaagtgataggcaaaaagtcagagttagtt is a genomic window of Malaclemys terrapin pileata isolate rMalTer1 chromosome 4, rMalTer1.hap1, whole genome shotgun sequence containing:
- the SLC25A47 gene encoding solute carrier family 25 member 47, encoding MDFIAGAIGGGLSVAVGYPLDTVKVRIQTERSYNGIWHCIRETYKAEKAWGFYKGMSLSVSTVSLVSSFSFGAYRNFLYNICRLRYGTSDVKPSKVDISVAGCATGAVRVVLISPTETAKVRMQTQKQSHYSVTASHLSKPKYQGPVHCLRMIAKEEGLGGLYKGCSALLCRDCHSFATYFLTYNILCDWFTPAGKNKPDILTVLISGGSAGVFGWAVATPMDVIKSRLQVDNLGQRKYRGLIHCIRVSVKEEGIRVLFKGLGLNCIRAFPVNMVVFVTYEGVMRVAEHLMK